In the Ilumatobacteraceae bacterium genome, one interval contains:
- a CDS encoding SURF1 family protein produces MYRFLLRPTWIAFHLLVVAGIITMINLGFWQLRRLDERQAFNAVVEQRYDAPPLPLDELLVPGTDPDAVAWRPVTASGTYLPDERVLIVNRSQNGRAGVNTVVPMRLDDGRILLVNRGFVPLAFDPPPVPAREVAVTGRLRPSQERGFGQLSDPADGALAEAQRLDIERLAAQLDGEVVPMYIDLIESVPAELDGLPEPVIAPDLSEGNHLSYAAQWFIFSIAVGVGWVLAVRRSIATRRRADTR; encoded by the coding sequence ATGTACCGGTTCCTGCTGCGCCCCACATGGATCGCCTTCCATCTGCTTGTCGTCGCCGGAATCATCACGATGATCAACCTCGGCTTCTGGCAGCTCCGCCGGCTCGACGAGCGCCAGGCCTTCAACGCGGTGGTCGAGCAGCGCTACGACGCTCCCCCGTTGCCGCTCGACGAACTCCTCGTGCCGGGCACCGATCCCGACGCCGTCGCATGGCGTCCGGTGACCGCGTCGGGCACCTACCTGCCCGACGAGCGGGTGTTGATCGTCAACCGTTCCCAGAACGGACGGGCCGGCGTCAACACCGTCGTCCCGATGCGGCTCGACGACGGGCGCATCCTGCTCGTCAACCGCGGGTTCGTCCCGCTGGCGTTCGACCCGCCACCGGTCCCCGCCCGCGAGGTCGCGGTGACCGGGCGCCTCCGCCCCTCGCAGGAGCGCGGGTTCGGCCAGCTCTCCGACCCGGCCGACGGTGCCCTCGCCGAGGCGCAGCGGCTCGACATCGAACGTCTCGCCGCACAGCTCGACGGCGAGGTCGTCCCGATGTACATCGACCTGATCGAGTCGGTCCCCGCCGAGCTCGACGGGCTGCCCGAACCGGTGATCGCGCCCGACCTGAGCGAGGGCAACCACCTGTCGTACGCGGCGCAGTGGTTCATCTTCTCGATCGCGGTCGGGGTCGGCTGGGTGCTCGCCGTGCGCCGATCGATCGCCACCCGGCGCCGCGCCGACACCCGCTGA
- a CDS encoding DUF393 domain-containing protein yields the protein MSVADAPVGRGRPLLIFDGDCGFCTTSARTGQRWLGLENVEPWQFLDLDTLPVTEDQCRAAVQWVAADGTVASAHEAVIASLRHAGGVWAVLGRILGLPGLRSLGGIVYRTVARHRYRLPGGTPACRLPGT from the coding sequence GTGAGCGTCGCCGACGCGCCGGTCGGTCGCGGCCGCCCGCTCCTGATCTTCGACGGTGACTGCGGATTCTGCACGACGTCGGCTCGGACGGGACAGCGGTGGCTCGGCCTCGAGAACGTCGAGCCGTGGCAGTTCCTCGATCTCGACACGCTGCCGGTGACCGAGGATCAGTGCCGAGCGGCCGTCCAGTGGGTGGCCGCCGACGGTACCGTCGCTTCGGCCCACGAGGCGGTCATCGCCTCGCTGCGACACGCCGGCGGCGTCTGGGCCGTCCTCGGGCGGATCCTGGGGTTGCCCGGGCTCCGGTCGCTCGGCGGCATCGTGTACCGCACCGTGGCGCGTCACCGATACCGACTGCCCGGCGGCACGCCGGCGTGCCGACTTCCCGGTACCTGA
- a CDS encoding DUF4262 domain-containing protein codes for MELPDFHIPHAEKIEWMIETNGWALEPVSPRSDTEPPTPAYAYTIGLPELTGFPEVAVFGLTPVAANGLIGLVVDALRGGTEIPLGVELVGLLDNELRCMFAPVDLDTHAAAFATATAWYRGAPFPLTQLLYPDRNGFMPYETGFEQRLRLAQPVLGRPGETET; via the coding sequence ATGGAGTTGCCCGACTTCCACATTCCGCACGCCGAGAAGATCGAGTGGATGATCGAGACCAACGGGTGGGCGCTCGAACCCGTCTCGCCCCGGTCCGACACCGAACCGCCGACGCCCGCCTACGCGTACACGATCGGACTCCCGGAGCTGACCGGGTTCCCCGAGGTCGCCGTGTTCGGTCTGACCCCGGTGGCCGCCAACGGGCTGATCGGGCTCGTCGTCGACGCGCTGCGCGGCGGCACGGAGATCCCGCTCGGCGTGGAGCTGGTCGGACTGCTCGACAACGAGCTGCGATGCATGTTCGCCCCCGTCGACCTCGACACGCACGCCGCGGCGTTCGCCACGGCGACCGCGTGGTACCGGGGAGCGCCGTTCCCGCTCACCCAGCTGCTGTATCCCGATCGCAACGGCTTCATGCCCTACGAGACGGGCTTCGAGCAGCGTCTCCGTCTCGCGCAACCGGTGCTCGGGCGCCCGGGCGAGACCGAGACGTGA
- a CDS encoding alpha/beta hydrolase codes for MVMIRGVDLVHDLSGEGPDVVWGHGLTSSMASEDELGLLDWSTIRSTHRVLRYDARGHGESGSTPEPEDYSWRALAADQLALADHLGIGEYVAGGASMGCATALHAAVIAPDRVRGLIFVIPPTAWERRAAQVDAYAMMADLIEAGDHETLLAGAAAAPAPDPFVDDPRWTARFPQLLASADPARLARIFRGAGTADLPGPAEIAAIGVPTLILAWTGDPGHPVTTAARLHELIDGSELALATTMDGIAGWSGRVRRFLDQA; via the coding sequence ATGGTGATGATTCGCGGCGTCGACCTCGTCCACGATCTCTCGGGCGAGGGCCCCGACGTCGTCTGGGGGCACGGGCTCACGAGCTCGATGGCATCCGAGGACGAACTCGGCCTGCTCGACTGGTCGACGATCCGATCGACACACCGGGTACTGCGTTACGACGCTCGTGGACACGGCGAGTCGGGCTCGACCCCGGAGCCCGAGGATTACTCGTGGCGCGCGCTCGCCGCCGATCAACTGGCGCTCGCCGACCACCTGGGCATCGGCGAGTACGTCGCCGGGGGAGCATCGATGGGATGTGCGACCGCGCTGCACGCGGCCGTGATCGCTCCCGACCGCGTCCGCGGGCTCATCTTCGTGATCCCACCGACCGCGTGGGAGCGCCGCGCCGCGCAGGTTGACGCCTACGCCATGATGGCCGATCTGATCGAGGCGGGCGACCACGAGACGCTGCTCGCCGGGGCGGCCGCCGCCCCGGCCCCCGACCCGTTCGTCGATGACCCACGCTGGACGGCACGGTTCCCGCAACTGCTCGCGAGCGCCGACCCCGCACGGCTCGCCCGCATCTTCCGCGGCGCCGGCACGGCCGATCTCCCGGGCCCCGCCGAGATCGCGGCGATCGGCGTCCCCACGCTGATCCTCGCCTGGACGGGTGATCCGGGGCATCCGGTCACGACTGCCGCCCGGTTGCACGAACTGATCGACGGCAGCGAGCTGGCACTCGCGACGACGATGG